Proteins encoded by one window of Bacteroidales bacterium:
- a CDS encoding ABC transporter ATP-binding protein, translating into MSSLLKIDSISKAYTNKVALSNVSFNVEEGSIFGLLGPNGAGKTTLIRIINQITIPDEGHVYLKDHLIQSRDIIQFGYLPEERGLYKKMKVGEQALYLAQLKGMPRKDALKELKKWFDKFDIAAWWDKKVEELSKGMQQKVQFIISVLHKPSVLIFDEPFSGFDPINTNLIKQELLHMKNEGVTILLSTHNMASVEELCDEIVLINSSKNVLNGKVSEIKQLYKEHLYEVEFNGFVNIIEMAHRYQYEIISHIETNQVHKIVLRLLDKEVHTNTLIKALLDVGTMVSFKELLPTMDEIFIKVVNQTKDSVKYEEN; encoded by the coding sequence GATTCTATATCGAAAGCATATACGAATAAAGTAGCTTTATCGAATGTTTCATTTAATGTAGAAGAAGGTAGCATTTTTGGATTGCTGGGTCCAAATGGTGCAGGAAAAACTACGTTAATACGTATTATAAACCAAATTACAATTCCCGATGAAGGACACGTTTATTTAAAAGATCATTTAATACAGAGTAGAGATATTATACAATTTGGTTATTTGCCAGAAGAACGTGGTTTATACAAAAAAATGAAAGTAGGAGAACAGGCTTTATATCTTGCTCAATTAAAAGGTATGCCTCGCAAAGATGCATTAAAAGAATTAAAAAAATGGTTCGATAAATTTGATATAGCTGCTTGGTGGGATAAAAAAGTTGAAGAATTATCGAAAGGAATGCAGCAAAAAGTACAATTTATTATTTCTGTGTTGCATAAGCCATCGGTTTTAATTTTTGATGAGCCATTTTCAGGTTTTGACCCTATAAATACCAATCTTATTAAGCAAGAACTACTTCATATGAAAAATGAAGGTGTAACCATTTTGTTATCTACCCACAATATGGCTTCGGTTGAAGAATTATGCGACGAAATTGTGCTCATTAATTCTTCAAAAAATGTATTAAATGGTAAAGTAAGTGAAATAAAGCAACTCTATAAAGAGCACCTATACGAAGTAGAATTTAATGGTTTTGTCAATATTATTGAAATGGCTCATCGCTATCAATACGAAATAATAAGCCATATAGAAACCAACCAAGTTCATAAAATTGTACTACGTTTGCTCGACAAAGAAGTTCATACTAATACACTTATTAAGGCTTTACTCGACGTTGGAACCATGGTTTCATTTAAAGAACTTTTACCTACCATGGACGAAATATTTATTAAAGTTGTAAATCAAACTAAAGATTCAGTTAAATATGAAGAAAATTAA
- a CDS encoding ABC transporter permease — MKKIKLIIYREYITRIRKKSFIVMSLLGPILMAALFVVPVWVTSLEDEEDKLIAVVDSSHLFRQLLPETEKIHFLYLENYSLEKAEKEMTKNHYYAVLYIPSSILSSPIVTLSSPKQPSLSLRMHIISSLKSQIESFKLIKKNIDPEVIQSVKTDVKVGVVKLNDDGTREEKSSDMQMILGFIGGLLIYMFIFMYGAQVMRGVIEEKTNRIVEVIISSVKPFQLMMGKIIGIAMVGLTQFIIWGILTFTLISIASSLIVKDKDIFKQQVQSVSIMNKANNNNSNIHADFSEDEVSAIFKSLNQIDFGVMIGSFLFFFIFGYLMYSALFAAIGGAVDNEADTQQFMLPITIPLILSIVMMSNITTNLEGPIAFWFSIIPLTSPVVMMMRIPFGVPWSEAILSGTLLIVTFIFTTWLAGKIYKTGILLYGKKVTYKDLYKWIKMNN, encoded by the coding sequence ATGAAGAAAATTAAATTAATTATATATCGCGAGTATATAACTCGTATCAGAAAAAAATCGTTTATAGTAATGAGTTTACTCGGACCGATATTAATGGCTGCATTGTTTGTAGTACCGGTGTGGGTAACATCGTTAGAAGATGAAGAAGATAAGCTTATCGCTGTTGTTGATAGTTCGCATTTATTTCGTCAACTTTTACCCGAAACTGAAAAAATTCATTTTCTTTATTTAGAAAATTATAGTCTCGAAAAAGCTGAAAAAGAGATGACCAAAAATCATTACTATGCTGTTTTATATATTCCATCTAGTATATTATCGAGTCCTATTGTTACACTTTCGTCACCCAAGCAACCTAGTTTATCATTAAGAATGCACATTATATCGTCATTAAAAAGCCAAATAGAAAGTTTTAAACTGATTAAAAAAAATATTGACCCTGAGGTTATTCAGTCAGTGAAAACCGATGTAAAAGTAGGAGTAGTAAAACTGAATGACGATGGTACACGTGAAGAAAAATCGTCTGATATGCAAATGATACTTGGTTTTATTGGTGGTTTACTTATATATATGTTTATTTTTATGTATGGTGCTCAAGTTATGCGTGGAGTTATTGAAGAAAAAACAAATAGAATAGTCGAAGTTATTATATCATCGGTTAAGCCATTTCAACTTATGATGGGTAAAATTATTGGAATTGCAATGGTAGGGCTAACGCAATTTATTATTTGGGGGATACTTACATTTACCTTAATAAGTATAGCTTCTTCGTTAATAGTAAAAGATAAAGATATATTCAAACAACAAGTACAAAGCGTTAGCATTATGAATAAAGCCAATAACAACAACTCGAATATTCATGCAGACTTTTCAGAAGATGAGGTTTCGGCTATTTTCAAATCATTAAATCAGATCGATTTTGGAGTAATGATAGGTTCATTTTTATTCTTTTTTATTTTCGGTTATTTAATGTATTCGGCTTTATTTGCGGCTATTGGAGGAGCTGTAGATAATGAGGCAGACACCCAACAATTTATGTTACCTATAACTATTCCGCTTATACTTTCTATAGTCATGATGTCAAATATAACAACTAATCTCGAAGGACCTATTGCATTTTGGTTTTCAATTATACCTCTTACAAGTCCCGTGGTTATGATGATGCGAATTCCTTTTGGTGTACCATGGTCAGAAGCTATTTTATCAGGAACTTTATTGATTGTAACATTTATTTTTACTACATGGTTGGCTGGAAAAATATATAAAACCGGTATTCTACTTTATGGTAAAAAAGTTACTTATAAAGATTTATATAAATGGATTAAAATGAATAATTAA